The genomic window GTCCCACGCTGAAAACCATCGCCCCCGCCACGAGGCGCCGCCCGAACACCCCCTGCTCCCTGGCGAAAATCTCGTCGGCCACGTAGGGATGCATGTCGAGCACGAGCGCGTTGAACTGCATGGATTCGCCCTCGCTGATCGTGCGGCGGATGGAGCGGATGCGCCGCCCTATGACAATGTCTTCATACAGCCAGTCCTCCGCGTTCCAGATCGGGATCTCGCCGTGCTTCTCGGGGTCGGGGTTCGGGTTTTTCATGATGCGGTGTCGCTGATGGTTTCCCGGATTTCGGTCGTATGTTGGCCGATGGAAGGCGCACCACGGGACGAATTGAGGATTTCGCCGTCGATACGGATGGGACAGCGCGTGGTTGTGATCGGGGTGCCGCCGGGGCAAAGAACCACCTGTTCCATTCCGAGGGCGCGGTATCCTTCCGTGCGGCGCAACCGTGCGTAATCCAGCACCTCCGCGCACCAGATATCCGCAGGCTCGAGAATTCCCAGCCAGTGCGACGTCGGCCGGCCCGCCAAGTGGTCGCGAAGGATGGCTTTGATTTCATCGCGGCGATCGAACCATGTGGCGGGCTCGGCGAATTGCGCGAGCGCCGGGCATCCGAGCAGTTCGCCCAACCGCGGCACCGCCCCCATGGCAAGCGCAAGCCATCCGTCGGCAGTGCGGTAGATGCCGTAGGGCGCGCCGAGATAAGCGTGGGCATTGCTTTCCTTGCTGCGCCGCACCGGCTGTCCGCCGTCGTTCAGGTGCGTGGTCACGACCTCGAACTGCAGGTCGAGGATGGATTCCAGCAAGCTCACCTCGACCCGCCCACCCTGCCCGGTGACGCCGCGCCGGACGAGACACGCGAGGATGCCCTGGACCAGATGCGCACTGGCCGTGAGGTCGCCGACCGCGATGCCCATCGGCGTGGGCGGATCGCCGTCATTGCCGCTCAACCAGGTCAATCCGGACATCGACTGCGCGAGCAGATCCTGTCCGGGTTTGCCGGCCCACGGACCTTCGGTGCCGTAGCCCGTCACCGAGGCGTAAACCAGCTTCGGGTTCAAATTTTTGACCGCCTCGAAGTCGAGCCCGAGCTTGGCCATCACGCCGGGCCGGAAGTTCTCGATGAGCACGTCGGCTTTGGCGATCAAAGCGCGCACGACCGCGAGGTCGTCCGCATTCTTCAAGTCGGCGGCAAACCCCTCTTTGTTCCGGTTGATCGAGTGAAACAGCGTGCTTTCCCCCTCGACGCCGAGGTTGGTGATGTAAAGCTGCCGGCAAATGTCCCCACCTTGGGGGCGTTCGATTTTGATGACGCGGGCCCCGAGGTCGGCCAAACGCATGGCCGCGGCCGGCCCCGCGAGGAACTGGGAAAAATCCAAAACCGTCAATCCTTCGAGCGGTTTCATGACGGGACCTGCAACGAATCGCGGTAGATGCGCCCGAGGTCATCGAGCGTGGATTTGAGGCTGGATTTGCCGGCCACGAAGGCGTGCGCAACCGGGGAGGCGGCGTCTTGGAAGTGCATGTAGCCGGCGTAGCGCGGTCGCACAATCGCCTCGTCGAGGGTGGCCAGCGTGTCCTTGAAAAAATTGTTCGAGGCGGCGTTCACCCCGTCATCGGTCCACGCCCCCCGGTAGCCCGGCTGCCCGCCGGCTTCGAAATAAATCCCCCGCTGGGTCTCGGCCTCCGCCGTGAAGCGCGCGTAATCCGCCGCGACTTGCCGGTGCGCGGTTTTCGAGGAAACCGCCAGCCCCGCACCGCCGAGCGTGGAACGCAGCCGCCTGCCCCGGAAGCTCACGAGGCCGCCCGCTTTCAACACCTTGCGGGCGTAGCGGGGACGCGAGTAGTTCGAATAACCGTAGGCGAACGGACAATAGGCCGCCGCGTCGTCCCGCGTCATAAACTCGGCCGTGAGGATCGGATTTCTTTCGAACGACTCCGGCCCGCAGAGCTCCCCGAGTTCCTTCAGGCACTCGAGCGCCGCCGCCACCGAATCCGCCGGCGCAAATTCGCCGTCTGCGGCAAAAGCCGGCGTCCCGAGCGCCTCGCAGAACATGTAAACGTGCATGAGCACGTCCACCGGGAACAACGAAACCGCGACATGGCCGGCCCTCGCCAGCGCAAGCACGTCCTCCCACGTCGCGGGCAGCGGCAACCCGTGCGCGTCCATCAAATCCCGGCGCCATGTCGCGACGGGCGCCGCGGCGTCGGTCGCCAGCGTCCATTGGTGCCCGAGGTGCGAGTAGCTGTCGTGCGAACGCCCGACGGAATTCCGGCTCTGGTCCCCGAGGAATTCCGCCGGAAGCCATTCGTCGAGAGGAAGCAGGACACCCGACTCCGCGGCGATCGCGGTGTGCGGATGGTCCATCACGATCAGATCGTAATCCGCCGCGAGTCGGTCCATGGGCGCATCCGCGAAGGCCTGCAAGGAACGCTTCTCCCAAGTGATGCGGACCCCGGGGTGCAGTTCCTCGAAGCGCTGCGCGGTGGCGACCACGGAGGTGAAGCCGCGCGAGTGGTTCCAGGCGATGCCGCGCAGTTCGATCATGCCCCGGACGGAGCCTCCCGCCGCTCCACGAGCAGAAGGTGCTCGCAAGCCAGCACGGTTTCGCCGTGCTGGTTGGTGACCTCGAGTTTCTCCGTCACAATCCCGTGGGTCGGCCGCTTGTGGTCGCGCTTTGCCGAGACTGTGATTTTCGACGTGATGGTGTCGCCGATGAACACAGGTTTCGGGAACCGCAGGCGCTCGTAGCCGTAGGTCATCGCCCGCGGATTGATCTCGCCGGCCGTCAGGCCGACCGCGACCGAAAAGACCAGCGTGCCGTGCGCGATGCGCTCCTTGAACGGCTGGGTCGCGCACCACTCCTTGTCCATGTGATGCGGGTAGAAATCCCCGGTCTGTCCCGCGTGGAGCACGATGTCGGCCTCGGTGATCGTGCGCCCCGTGGTCACCCGCCCCGACCCGACCTCGTAGTCTTCGAAGAACTGTCCGGATGTCACGCGAGGAACCTCCCCGGAGGCACGCCGCCGACACGACTCGACTCGTAGGCCGCCTCGACGCACGCCATCGTCTTGATGACGTCCTCCACCGATGTCGGCATTTCCGGGGCCGAGCCTTCCTTGGCGCGCATCACCTGGGCCATCGTGCCGATGAAGGCCTCGGGGAACCACGAGCCCTCGATTTTGACCGGCGTCCACTCCGGCTCGCGCCCCTCCACGAGCGCACAATACTCGAAAGTGTCGCCGACGCCGCGGGGATAATCCATCAGCAGCCCGATCCGCGCTACGATCGCGCCCTTCGTGCCCTCCCACTTGAGGTAGCTTTCCTGGTGCTTCGCGCCGAACCGGTGGGAATGGTTCGTCGTGATCGTGGCGCGGACCGGATCCGGGTAATCCATGATGATGGAACTCGACACGCTCGCCAGCTTGGGCAGGGACGGATGCGGCACCGTGCGCGCCATCATGCTCCGCGGCTCCCCGAGAAACGACCGGAACAGATCGATGTAGTGGACGCTGTGGTAAACAATCTCGACGCGCGGGATACCCTCCAAGAAGGGGAACAGTCCCCACGGCGTGAAAACATTCAGCCGCATTTCCATGTCGAGCAGGTCGCCAATCACGCCTTGGGCGATGAGACTCCGTGCCGCGAGCACGAACGGGGCGTAGCGCAGCTGGCAATTGATCGCGGCCCGCAATCCCTTCTCGCGGCAGACCCGCAAAATTTCCCGCGCTTCCTCCAGATTTTCCCCCATGGGCTTCTGGATCAGAACATGCGAACCGTCCGGCAACGTCCGCAAGGCCTCCACGAACATCGAGGCCGGCAGGGCCAGGTCGTAGATCACATCGTCGGGGGCCTTCGCGACCATTTTGTCGAGCGAGTCGAACACCTCGCTGACACCGTATTCCTTGGCGAGGGCCTCGGCGCGGGACACCGTGCGGTTCATCATCCCCCACACGGGAAATCCCGCCAGGCGGTAGGCGGGCAAATGCGCGTCTTTGACAATGCCTCCCGTGCCGATGATGGCGATGGGAAACTTTTTCGCGGGAAGTTCGGGACGCGTGTTCAAAACGGGGGACATGTATACGCCAATCTCTCCGGCAAAAGTCTATTTTGCAAATAAAATTGTTCGAATCAGGGGGCCGTCCGTGCCACGATCTGCTCCCATGCCCGCAAAATCCTACCCGGTGCCCGCACTGGAAAAGGGGCTCGACCTCATCGAGGCGCTGGCTGTCAGCGCCGGCCCCCTCACCTTGACCGACCTGGCCGCCGCGGTGGGACGCGGCAACAGCGAGATTTTCCGCATGGTAAGCTGCCTGGAGGCGCGCGGCTACCTGCAGCGCGAGGCCGGCGGGGCGTATCGGCTCACGCTCAAGCTGCACGCATTGGCGCAGAGGCTCGAGCCGGTTGCGGAACTCGTGCGAGCCGCCGCACCCGAGATGAAACGGCTGAGCGAGGAGACGGGCGAGTCCTGCCATCTCGGCCTCCTCGACGGCACCGAACTCGTGGTGATCCACCGCAATGAAAGCCCGCGCCCCATCAGGCTGGCGGTGGAAGTGGGCGGACGCTTCCCCGCCATCCACACCGTTTCGGGGCGCCTTTTGCTTTCGGTTCTGGACGAGGCGGAGCGGATGCGTTTGCTGGGAGAAGACCCGGATTGGCGGGCACTGGGCGCCCATCGGCGGCGCCAGATGGAGAATGTCATCAGGCGTGTGGCCCGGACCCGCGTTTCCACCGCCCTGAGCGAAACGGTCGGTGGCGTTGCCGACACTGCCGTGGGTTGCGGGTTCGAGGGGACGCCTCTTTTCGCCTCGCTGGCCATTTCGGTGCTTTCGCCCGCGCGCGGGAAGATCGACCCCTTGCGACTCGTGCAGCCCCTTCGCAAATGCGCCGCCAGAATCCAAGAGCGTCTCGGCGGCACCTTGCGTCCCCGGCAGACGCGATAGACCACGTCAACAAAAGGTGCCGGGACAGGCTCCGATCAGGTTGGTCTTTCACCCGCACCGCGGGCGCGACTCAGGGCAGCAGCGCAATCAACCCCTCGTGCGGACGCGCGATCACGTGGGCGGCGATGACTTTGCCCAGCGGGGCGGCCGCCTGCGCTCCGGCATCCACCGCCGCTTTCACGGCGGCCACATCGCCGCGCACGATGATTGTCACGTAGGCCGCGCCGATCTTTTCCTTGCCCACGAGTTCCACGTTCGCAGCTTTCAGCATCGCGTCCGTGGCTTCGAGGATGGCGGTGAGTCCCTGGGTTTCGAGAATTCCGATGGCTTGTTGTTTTGCGTTCATAGGTTTTTGAGGAAAATCCGACGCACGCATCTCCTCGCGTCCGCCGTAAAGAGGATTGATGGTGTTCGGTTTGGTGTTGAGCAAGGGGATGTCGGAATGCGGGCGGGCCATCATCGCGGTGGTTGCCGAGGCCCCGAGCCGAGCAGCCTCTTGGCGTGCGGCGGCCAGCGCGGCTTCGGCATCGCCGGTCCCTGCGGCTGCGATGCGGATCATGATCATCTCGGTCCCGGTCGGCTCGAACCCGAGCAGTTCGATATCCCCCGCCTTGAGCATGGCATCGGCCACCAGCGCCGTGATGCTCAGAAACGGCGTTTCGGCAAAGGCCAATACCTTCGGTTGCGCGGTGACTGCCATGAAAATACGATTTCCCGCCTTTACCGGCGGCACTGATAGAATGACCGCGTCACGCCCGAAGTCGAGGAAAGGGTAAAAGATCTGGCTTCTTCGACGCTTCAAGTGGGCAAGAGCCATGGGGCCGGAAGATTGGTTCCGCCAGCTTTGAGGCAGGCGGCGACTCAGGAGCAATGAAAGTTGCGGAAGCTGGAGCATGGTCTCCGCAAGTTTCTCGAGTTTATCCCACGGTGACGCGTCGCCGGTGATTCACGTTTGGGCAACTTCCTTCAGCCAAAAGCCTCCATCATCGAAGATCCCGCCTTGTTTGGGGGGCATCATTCCGAACATGTGTGCCGCAGAGGTTCCGCAAGGGACTGCGCGCATAGCAGACGATTCGCATCCCGGGCGGACCTCATGACTTCTTCCAGATGATCGGCTTCAATCCACTCTTCCTCCGCCGGGACCGGGCCTGGCGGCAACGTGAAAATTTCCGCGGCGCGGTGGGCCAATTCGACAGCCTCCACGTGGGCAAGAGCCTGGCGCGGCGTGAACACTTTCACCTCCTCACCGGAAGCACGCTGCAAAACTCGCCGCATCATGGATTTTCTTAATTCGGGGCCGGTTTGGACGCCGCGGCGGAGAGCCGGTTTCCCCCCGCTGTGCAGTTCCCAACAATCCTCCACCCTCCAGAAAATCGAACCCCTGCTTCCATGGATCTGCAAA from Chthoniobacterales bacterium includes these protein-coding regions:
- a CDS encoding MaoC family dehydratase; translated protein: MKNPNPDPEKHGEIPIWNAEDWLYEDIVIGRRIRSIRRTISEGESMQFNALVLDMHPYVADEIFAREQGVFGRRLVAGAMVFSVGLGLVATNCVNAFSYGYDKLRFIKPVFIGDTIYTIKTDLEKTPKYPEMGLYRASYEVFKNEGELVLYCEHLQTVKYRDAAAARGNA
- a CDS encoding CoA transferase, with protein sequence MKPLEGLTVLDFSQFLAGPAAAMRLADLGARVIKIERPQGGDICRQLYITNLGVEGESTLFHSINRNKEGFAADLKNADDLAVVRALIAKADVLIENFRPGVMAKLGLDFEAVKNLNPKLVYASVTGYGTEGPWAGKPGQDLLAQSMSGLTWLSGNDGDPPTPMGIAVGDLTASAHLVQGILACLVRRGVTGQGGRVEVSLLESILDLQFEVVTTHLNDGGQPVRRSKESNAHAYLGAPYGIYRTADGWLALAMGAVPRLGELLGCPALAQFAEPATWFDRRDEIKAILRDHLAGRPTSHWLGILEPADIWCAEVLDYARLRRTEGYRALGMEQVVLCPGGTPITTTRCPIRIDGEILNSSRGAPSIGQHTTEIRETISDTAS
- a CDS encoding extracellular solute-binding protein — encoded protein: MIELRGIAWNHSRGFTSVVATAQRFEELHPGVRITWEKRSLQAFADAPMDRLAADYDLIVMDHPHTAIAAESGVLLPLDEWLPAEFLGDQSRNSVGRSHDSYSHLGHQWTLATDAAAPVATWRRDLMDAHGLPLPATWEDVLALARAGHVAVSLFPVDVLMHVYMFCEALGTPAFAADGEFAPADSVAAALECLKELGELCGPESFERNPILTAEFMTRDDAAAYCPFAYGYSNYSRPRYARKVLKAGGLVSFRGRRLRSTLGGAGLAVSSKTAHRQVAADYARFTAEAETQRGIYFEAGGQPGYRGAWTDDGVNAASNNFFKDTLATLDEAIVRPRYAGYMHFQDAASPVAHAFVAGKSSLKSTLDDLGRIYRDSLQVPS
- a CDS encoding dehydratase; the protein is MTSGQFFEDYEVGSGRVTTGRTITEADIVLHAGQTGDFYPHHMDKEWCATQPFKERIAHGTLVFSVAVGLTAGEINPRAMTYGYERLRFPKPVFIGDTITSKITVSAKRDHKRPTHGIVTEKLEVTNQHGETVLACEHLLLVERREAPSGA
- a CDS encoding Gfo/Idh/MocA family oxidoreductase produces the protein MSPVLNTRPELPAKKFPIAIIGTGGIVKDAHLPAYRLAGFPVWGMMNRTVSRAEALAKEYGVSEVFDSLDKMVAKAPDDVIYDLALPASMFVEALRTLPDGSHVLIQKPMGENLEEAREILRVCREKGLRAAINCQLRYAPFVLAARSLIAQGVIGDLLDMEMRLNVFTPWGLFPFLEGIPRVEIVYHSVHYIDLFRSFLGEPRSMMARTVPHPSLPKLASVSSSIIMDYPDPVRATITTNHSHRFGAKHQESYLKWEGTKGAIVARIGLLMDYPRGVGDTFEYCALVEGREPEWTPVKIEGSWFPEAFIGTMAQVMRAKEGSAPEMPTSVEDVIKTMACVEAAYESSRVGGVPPGRFLA
- a CDS encoding IclR family transcriptional regulator — encoded protein: MPPVPMMAMGNFFAGSSGRVFKTGDMYTPISPAKVYFANKIVRIRGPSVPRSAPMPAKSYPVPALEKGLDLIEALAVSAGPLTLTDLAAAVGRGNSEIFRMVSCLEARGYLQREAGGAYRLTLKLHALAQRLEPVAELVRAAAPEMKRLSEETGESCHLGLLDGTELVVIHRNESPRPIRLAVEVGGRFPAIHTVSGRLLLSVLDEAERMRLLGEDPDWRALGAHRRRQMENVIRRVARTRVSTALSETVGGVADTAVGCGFEGTPLFASLAISVLSPARGKIDPLRLVQPLRKCAARIQERLGGTLRPRQTR
- a CDS encoding BMC domain-containing protein, which translates into the protein MLQLPQLSLLLSRRLPQSWRNQSSGPMALAHLKRRRSQIFYPFLDFGRDAVILSVPPVKAGNRIFMAVTAQPKVLAFAETPFLSITALVADAMLKAGDIELLGFEPTGTEMIMIRIAAAGTGDAEAALAAARQEAARLGASATTAMMARPHSDIPLLNTKPNTINPLYGGREEMRASDFPQKPMNAKQQAIGILETQGLTAILEATDAMLKAANVELVGKEKIGAAYVTIIVRGDVAAVKAAVDAGAQAAAPLGKVIAAHVIARPHEGLIALLP